TTGAAGAAGGATGCCATGCTTTATCACCTTCGGGCGAAATGTAGGGGACGAACGGCGTGTCGTAAAGTTTTTCCAGCACGCCGCCGTCGATGCGATCCGCGCGCCCGGCGGCGATCAGTTCGCCGCCGCGGAGAGCGAGATAACGGTCGGCGCAGGACAGCGCGGCGTTGATGTCGTGGGCGACGACGATCACAGTTTTCCCGCCGGCGGCAAGCCCGCGCATGAGGCGGAAGGCATGCTGGGCCTGGCGGGGATCCATGGCCGAAGTCGGTTCGTCGAGCAAAAAGATGGGCGGATCCTGGGCCAGTACCATGGCGAGGAGCACGCGCTGCCGCTCGCCGCCCGACAGTTCGGTGACGGGGCGGAAGAGCAGCGACGCGATTTCCAGACGCTCGGCTGCCGCCTGAATGGCACGGTCGTCCGCGGGCGAGCGCCGAGCCAGCAGACGCTGGTACGGCAGACGGCCGAAACCGATCACGTCGTAGACGCTGAAAGCCGCTTTCATGACCGCCTGCTGGGCGACGACGCCGAGCAGGCGGCCGAGCTCGCGGCGAGGACAGCGCCGGATCTCGCGCCCGCCGAGCGCGAGGCTGCCCCGATAGGGCAAAAAACCGCCCAGCGTTTTGAGCAGCGTGCTTTTGCCGCTGCCGTTGGGGCCGATCAGAGCCGTCACCAACCCCGGTTCGACCGAGCCGGAAACGCCTCTGAGGACTTCGCGGTCCCCGTAGCCGGCGCTGAGATCGCGCAAACAATACGAAAGAGACGGCGCGG
This sequence is a window from Pyramidobacter sp. YE332. Protein-coding genes within it:
- a CDS encoding ABC transporter ATP-binding protein → MRDLSAGYGDREVLRGVSGSVEPGLVTALIGPNGSGKSTLLKTLGGFLPYRGSLALGGREIRRCPRRELGRLLGVVAQQAVMKAAFSVYDVIGFGRLPYQRLLARRSPADDRAIQAAAERLEIASLLFRPVTELSGGERQRVLLAMVLAQDPPIFLLDEPTSAMDPRQAQHAFRLMRGLAAGGKTVIVVAHDINAALSCADRYLALRGGELIAAGRADRIDGGVLEKLYDTPFVPYISPEGDKAWHPSSKKR